Genomic window (Molothrus aeneus isolate 106 chromosome 29, BPBGC_Maene_1.0, whole genome shotgun sequence):
ccaaggccaggttggatggatgggctggagcagccagaaggtccaaggccaggttggatggatgggTTGGAGCAGTCagaatgtccaaggccaggttggatggatgggTTGGAGCAGTCagaatgtccaaggccaggttggatggatgggTTGGAGCAGTCagaatgtccaaggccaggttggatggatgggctggagcagccagaaggtccaaggccaggttggatggatgggctggagcagccagaaggtccaaggccaggttggatggatgggTTGGAGCAGTCagaatgtccaaggccaggttggatggatgggttggagcagctgtggaagggctcctgcccatgtcagggggtggcactgggtgaccTTGAAGGCTCCTTCCATCCAAACCATTTTATAATTCAGTTATTTCTAAAATGTGCCTTCTCCGAGCCCCTTCTGGGCatgggcagagccctgaggagcagcactgtccccctcccctttcctgACTCTCCCCATACAAACCCAGGGCTTAGGACACTTCCCTTGGGCTGGTTCACCCTCAATTTCCAGCCCAACAGAAATTTGGGCTGTATTTTGGGTATTTCTGGGTTCCAGAGTCACAgagggctgggagaagagaggggagaAGGAGCCACagaagggagcagagcagtgtggcTGACAGTGCTCATCCTCCTGCGTCCCACAAGAGTCACAGCAAAGAAACCCCGGTGTTTGGCCCTGCAGTGAGCACAGAGGGTTCACGAGGAGTTTCTTCTCCCATTTTGCTCACTCCTCACCTCCCAGGTGAGCTCTTTGCAATGTCCCAGCTGTGGGAATCCCTCCCTTTCCATTCCCCTCAGCTCTGGTGAGCTCACACCCCTCAGCCATGGGGTCCCTGCTCAGCATTCCTCTCAAACCTCTCGGGCTGATGACCACAGGAAACCCAACTGCTGctcttaaaaagattttttttttaaatgtaaaattcaagcagcgaatttttaaaaaagtaaaattcaggAGTGATTTCTCCCATGAGGTCCCAAAAACCCCATGAGCtcaggctgagcccccagggcacCCCTTTTTAATCTGAGCTAAAGAACTGGAACCTCACCCTCAACCCTCTCTGGAGATGGGAACTGTTCTGGTTTATCCTCTTGTTCCAAGCAGCACCACggtgttaaataaataaataaataaataaataataaaaaccagCATGTCAACTCCATGgtgtttaataaataaataaataaagaaataataagaaCCAGCACGTCAACACCATGgtgtttaataaataaataaataaataaataataagaaCCAGCATGTCAACTCCATGgtgtttaataaataaataaataaattaattaattaaagaaaCCCCCCACATGTCAACAGCATGAtgttcaataaataaataaataaataaataaataataaaaaccagCGTGTCAACTCCACGatgtttaataaataaataaataaataaataaataataaaaaccagCGTGTCAACTCCACGatgtttaataataaataaataagtaaataaataatgaaaaccaGCGTGTCAACTCCACGAcgtttaataaataaataataaaacccaGCGTGTCAACATTTCCCTTAAATCAGGCTCAGCAGAGGGTCTGCAGCAGCCCACCAGAGCCCACCAGGCCTGCCCGTCTTTAATTCCTTCCTCAATGCACTTCCTCGCAGtggagagaggggaaggagcagaatTCCGGCTGAAGGGGATGCTGAGTGCCTGGTTTGAAAGCCGTGAGCACAAGTGACACCACCCAGCCCCGTGgaaagcccagcagagctgtccctgcgAGCGAGCAGGTGGCTGTTTATCCACCGCGGGGTGCGGCCAGACATGGAGAAGGAGAGGTGTAAAAAGCGACCTCGCGGCGCTCAGTTGACACAAAAAAGCTGCTCACCTGTCTGCCTCTTGTTTGttctgtccctgccagcctgggaaagGGGACAGCAATGACCTTCCAGGAGACAgaaacatttaaacattttccttcttccccacagcaccttcccagccaGCCACTCTCAGCTTTCCTGCGAGTGTGATATGCACGAAATACAGAATaccagagctgcctttgtgAAATCCCTTTTTACAGCTTCCAGATCTCCGGCAAATGCACAAAATGAACGGGAGGGTGAGAGGGAGGGAGATTTGCACAAAGCAAACcccaggctgagggagcagcactCTGCTAAACTGGATGGCCAGAGCCCAAATTGGGAGCATCCAGTTAttacagccagccctgccaagagACTGAGCAGAGAGCCCAGGTGTCAGTGATTATAACGCCACTGCTGCCAAAGTCACTCCTGCCTGCCTTtggctctctccctctctcattCCCAGCGCAGGGAAtcattcctggagcagggactgggaaatgcagccccacagagcagctctcacCTCTGGGCCCCTGCTGGATGCTCCAAACCTCACAGAATTTTAAAGCAGCACcatgcctggggctgctgtggagagaAGAGCTGTGGAAATTCCTCACTGCATTATTCccaggccagctctgccatggaaaATCAGTGGTTTGTGGATGAGATGAGCTGGATGCTTCCACACCCCAAATGATCCCTGTGAAggttccagctctgctcagctgaccccaaaccccaccccagTGTCTGATCAGAcatcccttccctttccctgtccaAATGGAGCTGATCCGTCACCTTTTCCCAAACCCACACCATTCCTGGACCCTCAGCTGCCCCCAGGCACAGGGGGGTGAGCACACgaaagcagaaaatgcttcGGAAAATATTGCTAGGAGAGGTAAAATCAATCAGTCAGTGACTCCTGGAGCCTGCCTGGCCTCACACAGGTATCCAGGCACTCCTCTCCCCTCTCAGGCCTTCTATTTTTGGGAGAAAGCTgaggctgagcacagggaatgaGCCAGGCAGCCCCGGGGGAGGATGGGCCTGAGCTGCATCACACCTGCACAAAGTAATAGTTTTTCCACAAGCACGGGTAAATTAGGAAATAAAGAGAGGttccatttcccttttttttttttttttttttaccaaacaCAAACCCTTTCCCCTGCTGAAGACTCtacaagggatttttttttaaccatttttaAGTGCTGTACACTGAATATCTCTCCTTTTACAAGTGGAACCTTGTAGCTATGGAGACGCAGAATGTCAAATCCAAGCTGAAGACAGGATTTCAGTGGGGGCTTTGGGTTGCTACATGTGCCTTCAATGATCTGCTTTCCACCTCCTGAAGTCTTCATTATTCTCTAGATTTTATTAGTGCATTGCAAAGAGCCACTGGGTGTTCAATAAGGACACGGAGTGAcctggcaggcacagctctggggtgtCCTGCACCGCCTGATTTACACCACAAACCCCCCCTCGGTCCTGCAAAGTTGTCACCAGTTTAATttaatccaaattaaaaaagcagaaaccGTTGCCGTCGGGTTGATTTAATCCAAATTAAACCCCAGAAACCGCTCTGGTGCTGCCACAGCACCTGGAAGCCAGGTGAGCTGGGGTCCCCTGGTGTTTAATGCTGTGTGCAACAGCCACAAGCACCTGGGGGAATTGCACCAGGCTGGCCCCACGTTCCAGCACCTGGGAGGGCTCCTGAACCTTGTAATTGCCCGCTGGATAATCTGAATTATCCGAATTCCAGCCTGCCAAACATCATGCCTGTCTTCCGAGATCCGAAATGCATCAGGGGCGGTGGTGGCATTGCCTGGGTTCTCAGTTGTCATGTGCGCATTCAGCTGTTCCCCACCAAATTAAACAACATTTTAGCCAAGCTAATGAAACTTGAGGGGTGTTAAACCTGAGCGTGAAGGGGACAGAGCCTTCCAGGCCAGGTTAATGCTCTTTGTGACAGCCAGGGGGAAAATTCAAAATTACTTGAACATCGCTCACTTTCCACTCGTGCTGGCAACAGTGAACAAAGCAAACCTCACACCTCCATTCTGTATTTTCCTGGAGTAATGGCAGGGATGTGGCAAGTGGTTTTCTGTTCTGAagacagcacagctccagagaaAGCAACCCCAAATCactgctgcatttttcttccttcccctcaAACTCCACAGTCCAAAACCACCTGGGGACCCCAGGTGCCGAATATGAAACCTCTCCCATTGTCAGCGCATTGGGTTCAAAGTTCAAAATTCAATTCAAAACATTGGGTTTTGAACAATCCAGATCCCAGAACTGCAGATCCCACCCTGCTCATCCTCACCACACCTCCCACAGCACCCGGGTGCCAAAGCCAGGGCTCACAATTCCCACAGCCAACCCCAGCCTGCACAAAGGGGTGGGAATAAACCCCAACAGGCACATGAAACACTCTCAGGTAGAACATCCACGACCAAGGAAGCCAGGTCCACCTGGTGCCACATCACAAGCAGGATTAAGTGAGCAGGACTGCAGTGGAATTGTGCAAatcctcctctgccagctctaAACAAGCAGCAGCATTCCAAGCAAACCCATCCCCTGTATCCACAGCAGTGGAGTCTCTGGCAGGAGAGCAACAGAGCAATTTGGAAAGCTGGACAGCAGAAGAGAAGTGCTGAGAGCTTTTCCTGATTGTGTTTCCCGTGTTGCTGAGTCAAATCCCGACACGGCCTGAAGATTGTGGGAAtcagctccagcagtgctgtcTAAGCCTCCACTGATCACTGAAATGCAATTAAACCCTCCAAGAATCCCCTTCTCCCAACCCAGATATTTGCAAACGCGCTGCTTGACAAAGGCTCGAGTCCAGAGGAGCCTCTGTGttcctgctggctccaggaaAACAACTCCAAGATCCTGCTGCAGTCCTGTTGTCCCCTGGTTTGCTCCTGAACCAGAccaaaaatgcaggaaatctCTGGCTTTATCATTAAACAGGCCACAAACCCCTCAAGATTTGATGTGGGGTCTGGAGAAAAGAGGTTTCCATATTTAGTTTTAAACCAGAAAAGGCTCTTAAGCTCCTCTGCATCTACCAATCCATTAAAAATAGGATTCTGTTGTAGCCACAGCTCATCAAATGGGTGCAAACCGGAGGAGAACAACACTCCAGATGCCTTTATCACAGTTGTTGACTCCAACTTAATCGCTTTTTTAATAAGTCTTAATTATTCAAAATAATCACCATCCCTTTCCTGCCTGTTGTCATTTAACACCAGAGAACCTTCCACAAGAGCAAACCCCGAcgcaggcaaaaaaaaccccaaaaaaacaaaacaccccaaaaccccaaaatctcatcAATCTTTCTCACATTCAGAGACACCTCAAGAGCTTCAGAAACATTTacctctccttcccagcagctgaaaTGGTTTTAGGAGGATTCATGGTTCATACCTCGCATTCCCTGGAGCCAGAGATGGTGTAGGTGCAGGGCCCAGATCCATTAACGGATACATCCATGGTCTCAGAGTTTGTTGGCTTGTAGTCCACGTAATATTCCTGCAAAGGGGAGTTCATTTGCCTCTCTGACTCCCGCGCCTTTTTCCTGCGCCTCTTCATGAGcgtgtgctgctggagctgcttcaTGCTGGCGGGGTAGCGCTTCCAGGACACGTAGATGACCAGCAGGATCATGGCCACGGAGAGGAAGAGGGCCACGCTCCCCGCGATGATCTTGTGGAAGGACACGTGCTCGTATTCCGGCTCCACCGCGGGCGTCGGGATGTCCGCGGAAGGGCTCGGCGCCGCCGACGTCGGCTGGTGGCTCTCCAGTTTGGACACGGTGGGTTTGGGGATGAACACGGGTCTCTGGGGGGTTCTGGGAGCCTGGTAGGACCTTTCAGTGGCCACCACCTGGATTTCGGCGCAGATGTTGTAGGTTTCCACAGCGTCGCTCACCTTCTCGCCCTGGATGTGTTTGGGGCCTGCGCAGATCATGGTGCTCTCCTTATTTCCCTTGAAATTCTTAAGCCAATTAAACAGGGGGCAAATGCTCCGAGTACATTCCCACATATTCCCGGACAGGGTGATGGAGATGAGCGAGATCCACGTGTTGATGGTCTCCTGGGAGATGTTGGTGAGTTTGTTGGAATCCAGGTTTAGCTTCTGCAGGTTGGgcaggcactggaaggtgccGGGCTCCACGCCCGCGATGTCGTTGCCCGATAAATCCAAGTTGTGCAAGGAACTCCAGGTCCACGTCAACCCCTGGCTGATGGAGCGGATCCTATTCCACTGCAGGTAGATGGAGCGGAGGTTGAAGAGCCGCGGGAAGTGGGCAAAATTGATCTTGGAAAACTGGTTGTGCTCCAAGTGGAGCTCCGTCAGCTTCAGGAGGCCGGCGAAGGCGTTGCGGGACAAGCTCCGCAGGCGGTTGTAGCCCAAATCCAGGAAGTCGAGGTTGCGGCAGTCCTGGAAAACGCGGATGGGCACCGTTTTCAGCGAGTTGGACCTCAGGTGCAGGATCAGCAGCTTGCGGAGCCCCTTGAACTGCTCcgcctgcagcacctgcagcttgTTGTAGGACAGGTCCAGGTTGCGGAGGTTGGGCACGGGGTGGAAGGTCTTGTTGTGCAGGTGGGTGATTTTGTTGGAGCTCAGGATCAGCTCCTTCAGCCGGCGGATCCCCTGGAAGGCGTCCTCGTCCACGGAGCTGATGTAGTTGTGGTCGAGGTAGAGCCATATGAGCTGGTTGAGGCCGGCGAACTGGTGGGATTTGAGCTTCTGGATGCTGTTGTAGCGCAGGGACAGGCCCTGGGAGCCGCTGGAGATGTTGTGGGGGATGTCGCGGAAGGCGTGCGACTCGCAGTACACGATCTTGCCGTCGCAGCGGCAGCTCTTGGGGCAGGCCCGCTGGGCTCCCGCCAGCCCCGCCAGCAGCgccagggggagcagccccagcagcagcctggagcctcCCCGCTGCTTGATCACATGGAAACCTGCAAGATCCCAAAGGAAAAAGGGCTGTTGGAAAGGCTTGCAGATAAATTACCCGATTACCACACCGTTGGAAAGGCTTGCAGATAAAATACCTGATTACCACACCATTGGAAAGCCTTGCAGATAAATTACCTGATTACCACACCGTTGGAAAGGCTTGCAGATAAATGAGCAGATCACCACACCACTGGAAAGCCTTGCAGACAAATTACCAGGTTACCACGTCATAAATGACCAGATTACCACACCCGTTGAAAAACCTTGCAGATAAACTACCAGATCACCACACCATTGGAAAGCCTTGAAGATAAATGACCAGATCACTACACCATTGAAAGCCTTGCAAATAAATTACCAGATCATCATACTGTTGGAAAGGCTTGCAGATAAATTACCAGATCACCACACCGTTGGAAAGCCTTGCAAATAAATTACCAGGTTGCCACTCAGTTGAAAAGCCCTGCAGATAAATTACCAGATCACCACATCATTGGAAAGCCTTAAAGATAAGTGACCAGATCACCACGTCATAAATTACCAGATCACCGCACCGTTGGAAAGCCTTGCAGACAAATGAGCAGATCAGCACATCATAAATGACCAGATGACCACGTCACTGGGGGCTCGGGGacagcctgagcccagctgggatttggggatttgggacacAGCCTGTTTGCCTCCTGCCTCGTCTCTTTGTGGTGcaaatctccatccttggagtgCCTGCCTGGCCATCTCTCATCTGGTGGCCCCCACTGCCACCAGGGTCCCCTGTTTGTTTTTCATGCACCCAGTTtgttagaggaggagcaggggatgaggcttttcagcctttgctttccttcttctcctctggagctgctgcctccccgTTGGAGaatgttcagtttcccctgaatATTAAAGAGAGCATCTTTCTGGTATTTAATCTGGCAAGATTCCTCTATAAAgcctgcagcttctccagaaTGAGATTTCTCCCCTGAGATTTCTGAAGGGGCTGATGAGATCCCTGACCCAGGAGTAGACCCAGGCGTGGAAAATCCTGAGTGGGGTGGGAAATATGGGCCTGAAGGAATTCTCTGACCCCATAGCCTGGGACTTTCCCCACGAACAAATTCAGGacccagctgaggtggggaatAGCTGAAAGAGAAGCACCATGACGACCCCGAGGGTTCCCccggagctccaggagcctatTCCTCCCCCCTGTGCTCCTGTCCTCCAGCTCTCTGAGGAGCTGGGGTGTcctcagtgctctgtgctgaggtctgaACAATAAACATATTTGTCAAGTCACTGTGCTGGATGCTCCAGAGTGCTGGAGAGGAAATGagccagagctcctgctcctACGTGCTCCTCAAGGAAAGCAACTGCAAGTCTaatccccccaaaattaccTCAGAAACAGGGAAATCTACTCCTCATGAAGTTTGATCCACCTTTATAACCCTGCATTTATTGTAAAATGAGGCACTAAGTGAAGCTTTTACTTTTTGCACTGAGCGATTCTGGTTTAGGAGTAGGTTTAAGTAAAACTCGTGAGTTTTATGTACctaaaatacagaaacagatgcagagaaacaaagtttgtcCACACAGAGAAGTGTACCAGAAATGCTGGCACAGGACCCCAGTGCCAGGTAAAGGTAGGAGATGTGTTCCTTTCAAATGAACCTTAACCCGTGTTCATTTAATTCATCCACAAATGGCTGTGAATACCTAAACAGTCATTAATTTGAATTAATCCAGGAGATGATGAGAATACCCACCCCAGCTCTTCCAGAGGGCAGcaaacccagaaagtttaaagggggatttttctctttcaattcCCCTCTCCTGACTGATTTTAAGGGTTTGCCTTTAAGATGTCATGTTTGTCATGCAGCAGAAGCTCTGGATGTGAGGACATATGTAACAATTGAATATATGGAATCCTGAATAATTATGAGAGGGTGTGGAGGGGGTGTCAGAACCCCCAACACCCATCTGCACGCCTGGAATAATTTTAGGGCTGCTGCCTCCGGAGTTGCAGTCTTGCTGAGAATGAAAATGCATTCTTCCaacaggaaatatttcaaaggCTCATATCTCCTTGATAAATAATCACTTTATGAtttgtcacacacacacacacacaaacagagAACCAACCCAGTGCTGCAGGTCTTTAATCCAATTTTAAACCAAAGGGCAACCTGCAAAAACAATTCCTGATCTAGAATGCCCCTGCCTTCCACTTTAATGGGTAGATTTGTGATttaaattctctctttttttttttttttttttctcatttttttttttcctctttgccagcagcagccagctaGAAATATGTTCTGGCTGTTACAGACTcgggggctggggatgggggggggaaggaaagaaggaaggaaggaggggaatAAAACCTGTCAcactccaaaaaaacccccgaCTGCCAAATGACTGCTGGAGATGTAGCAGAAGCACCAGGGGCATCTTTTCAGCCTCTTCCGAACCCCCCCCATGCAAACAACTCCCCTTGGCTTCCCACATCCCGCAAAGTGTCCAAGCCAGCCCGGATGGTGCCGGGAGGGGGATCAGGAGGCGAAGCCgccagggattttggggggggtcggGACCCCAAAGGTGCCCTGCAGGTGCGGGGGTGGGATTTGAGGAACCCAGCACCCGTGGGTGCCACTGCGGGAGGAAAggtgtgcgtgtgtgtgcgtgtgtgtgccCGGAGGGGGGGGACAAGGGCTAAAAAGGCGATTTTCGAGCGCCGTGAGTCACCTGGCACAGCGGAATGCGccgctggctgctgctcccggtgcccccccctccccgtccccgccgccaccgccgccgaATAATCCAGCTGCAAAAcccaccccacagctgcagctgtgccagccaaCAAACCACGAAAAGTTCACTCACCCATCCTTTTGTCATCAATAACGTCCTCCTTCGCCTTCCTCCAgatgttttctcctctctcttcccccctttttaaatttttttttttttggcttttcccCCTCgcctctttctccctctttaAACCATCAGCATCTTCACGTCGCTGCCGCTCGCCCCGCCgccatccagccctgcctgccaggaacCCCACAAAGTTCCCCGGAGAGGAGCAGCCggaatttttttttggggggggatgagggaagggaaaggataAGGGAAAGGGGTTGGGGGTGGGGAAGACAGGACGAAGGATGGGGGGAGTGTGGGGGGGTAGGGAGGGACTCTAAGCTCTGAGAGCCATTGTGGAAGTCATCAGAGGAGCGGCGGCGTTAAGTGgcgattttttttaaagaaaagccagagcaggagatgcagaCGAACCAACTTCTCTGGGAGGAAGGAGCGAAGCTCTGCCGGCGCCTGGCATCCCTCATTGTGCCGCTGCCTCTTGCCATGGCCGGGCACAGCGATCCATCCTCCGCAGGGCCTCCCGTGCTGTGCCAGAGCCCGGCTCAGCAGCCCCCGCAGGCTCGGTTTATTCCATTTAGCTGGTCGGGTTTAAAGTGTTTTGTAGCTGTGCTGAGAGGCAGCTCTCGTCTAATTCCGAGGCTTTCCAGAGAGCGATGATGCTCCGGAGCTGGCGGGTGCCGAGGATGGAGTTTGTGGAGCACCGAGTGCCCTCCACTGGAGAAAACCCAGCGCGCACTAAAGGCTGAACAAGTGAGGCTGTCATGGCTCTGCAGACTTCGCTCCGCTCtcggaaaagaaaattaaagacaCAGCATTGCCTTTGCCCACCGTCCTCCCCTGCCGGGCTCCCTCCGTCTCCCCCTGGATTATGGAATGTTTATGGCGTGGGATTTTCGGGCAGAGACGCCAAACAAAACATCTGCTCCCCTTTGGGATTTGCCAACCTGAGCTTGCTCTAATCCACCTGACCTGTGTGTTTGGCTTGGGCAAATTCTaaactgttcttttttcttttttttttttttttccctgtattcccgggggaggggaggcaggaaaaggaaagttcGCAGGTGAAAAGTGATTGCAGGGTGCAGGGGCTGTGATCACACCGATCATCCCCACAAAAGGCGTTTGATTTGACTGCAGGCAGCAACTCCAAATGTAAACACTCCGtgtcctgctgtggctgggacagggtTAATCCCCTGCCTCGCagcctgtaatttttttctttctaaatccAAGTGCCTTTTAGTCAGAAAAACACCGACTTCGATAGAGAGGGCAGAACTGAAGATGCAGAATCAGTGACACCTTTTTCCTCCTGAGCTCCTCTCCCGTGGCTCTCgcagcaggagccaggatcCTGCAGGgtccagccctggagccagggTGGGACCCGGGCTGTGCCACCTCTCAGGTGCCACCTCCGGAGCCAGGGTGGGACCCGGGCTGTGCCACCTCTCAGGGGTCACCTCCGGAGCCAGGGTGGGACCCGGGCTGTGCCACCTCTCAGGGGTCACCTCcggagccagggctggagcaatTCCCAGTTCACCAGGGCTGGAGCTATTCCCAGTTTACCATGGCTGGAATTCTCAGTTCACCAGGGCTGGGTTTATTCCCCATTCACCAGGGCTGGAGCAATTCCCAGTTCACCAGGGCTGGTTTCATTCCCAGTTATCATGACTGGGTTGATTCCCAGGTCACCAGGATTGGGTTTATTCCCAGTTTACCAGGGCTGGGTTAATTCCCAGTTCACCAGGGCTGGATTGATTCCCAAGGGCTGTTTTCACTCCCAGTTCACCAGGATTGGGTTCATTCCCAGTTCACCAGGGCTGGGTTGATTCCCCAGGGCTGTTTTCACTTCCAGTTCACCAGGATTGGGTTTATTCCCAGTTCACCAGGGCTGGTTTCATTCCCAGTTATCACAACTGGGTTGATTCCCCAGGGTTGGGTTCATTCCCAGTTCATCAGACCTGGGTTAATTCCCAGGTCACCAGGATTGGGTTTATTCCCAGTTTACCAGGATTGGGCTTATTCCCAGTTCACCAGGGCTGGATTCACTCCCAGTTCACCAGGGTTGAGTTTATTCCCAGTTCACCAGGGCTGGGTTGATTCCCAAGGGCTGAGTTCATTCCCAGTTCACCAGGATTTGGTTCATTCCCAGTTCACCAGAGCTGGGTTGATTCCCCAGTGCTGGTTTCATTCCCAATTCACCAAGGTTGGGTCAATTCCCAGTTCATCAGGGCTGGATTCATTCCCAGTTTACCAGGGTTGGGTTTATTCCCAATTCATTAGGGTTGGGTTTATTCCCAGTTCATCAGAACTGGTTTAATTCCCAGTTCACCAGGGCTGGGTTGATTCCCCAGTGCTGGTTTCATTCCCAGTTCACCGGGGCTGGTTCCATTCCCAGTTCATCAGAACTGGTTTAATTCCCAGTTCATCAGGACTGGTTTAATTCCCAGTTCACCGGGGCTGGGTCCATTCCCAGTTCACCAGGACTCGTTGGGTCCATTCCCAGTTCACCGGGGCTGAGTCCATTCCCAGTTGGCATCAGGAAGGTGCCAGAGGGATGTggaacaggggcaggggcagcagcagctccctgagctgcctctggggaGCCTCTTCAGCCAGAAGCTGCAAGGAATTgaatgctcagggcagggccaggatcCCACAGGGACCATTTCTGGCCCCAGCACACTCAGGGTGCTCAGAGGGCAGTACTGGACTGTTCTGAGCAGCTTTAACAGCTCCTAAAACTCGGATATTTGTGCCATTtccatccctccctgtgctAAACAACCCCCATCAGTTATTTGGGGAACAACTCCCTGCCCAAATCCCACTTCAGCTGCCAAAATGGTGGCGGTGCTTCATAAAGTCAGTCATGAGCCAACCATCGGGTgttatttaagttttaaatatttaaaatatttcccactGTGGCCCAGGATCTCCCCACTCAGCATCCCACATTTCTGGGGGTGATTCTTCTGGTGATTCCGCTCTGTACCAAAAATGAAAACTGCACAAATGCCAAGGTCAGATTCCAGCCCTTCCATCCCAGTTCCTCCTTCCTGGCTCACTGCTTGGCCCTGCAGTCCATCCCAGATGGAGTCACCAGCCCCAGGATCCTCTGAAGGGGCAGGAAAAACCCTGGGACACAGGATGGGCCAAGAGTTCAACTccatattgaaaaataaataataacacaCGAAACAATCCATGGAAACCAACCTGTCCTCCCCTATATCTGCATCCAGACTGCATCTGCACCCACACTGCATAAATATTCACTTCTGAATAAAAACCCTTGCTTGGTTTGTTCTGTTATGACAATTTGTCGCTACCTATAGATCAGATATTCATTTGCATATGAAAAATATCATCATTAATCACTATTTTTATTCTGGGTtggacagcagcacacacaacTCCCTCAAACAAGATTCAGAACTTAATTATCATAAGCGATGTTGAAAATACCTCTCCCATATCTCAGTTAACCCCATCTGCATCACAGCCAGGAGCGCTGGAGCAGGAATTCATATTTATTATT
Coding sequences:
- the LRRTM4 gene encoding leucine-rich repeat transmembrane neuronal protein 4 isoform X2, producing the protein MGFHVIKQRGGSRLLLGLLPLALLAGLAGAQRACPKSCRCDGKIVYCESHAFRDIPHNISSGSQGLSLRYNSIQKLKSHQFAGLNQLIWLYLDHNYISSVDEDAFQGIRRLKELILSSNKITHLHNKTFHPVPNLRNLDLSYNKLQVLQAEQFKGLRKLLILHLRSNSLKTVPIRVFQDCRNLDFLDLGYNRLRSLSRNAFAGLLKLTELHLEHNQFSKINFAHFPRLFNLRSIYLQWNRIRSISQGLTWTWSSLHNLDLSGNDIAGVEPGTFQCLPNLQKLNLDSNKLTNISQETINTWISLISITLSGNMWECTRSICPLFNWLKNFKGNKESTMICAGPKHIQGEKVSDAVETYNICAEIQVVATERSYQAPRTPQRPVFIPKPTVSKLESHQPTSAAPSPSADIPTPAVEPEYEHVSFHKIIAGSVALFLSVAMILLVIYVSWKRYPASMKQLQQHTLMKRRRKKARESERQMNSPLQEYYVDYKPTNSETMDVSVNGSGPCTYTISGSRECEV
- the LRRTM4 gene encoding leucine-rich repeat transmembrane neuronal protein 4 isoform X1, which translates into the protein MGFHVIKQRGGSRLLLGLLPLALLAGLAGAQRACPKSCRCDGKIVYCESHAFRDIPHNISSGSQGLSLRYNSIQKLKSHQFAGLNQLIWLYLDHNYISSVDEDAFQGIRRLKELILSSNKITHLHNKTFHPVPNLRNLDLSYNKLQVLQAEQFKGLRKLLILHLRSNSLKTVPIRVFQDCRNLDFLDLGYNRLRSLSRNAFAGLLKLTELHLEHNQFSKINFAHFPRLFNLRSIYLQWNRIRSISQGLTWTWSSLHNLDLSGNDIAGVEPGTFQCLPNLQKLNLDSNKLTNISQETINTWISLISITLSGNMWECTRSICPLFNWLKNFKGNKESTMICAGPKHIQGEKVSDAVETYNICAEIQVVATERSYQAPRTPQRPVFIPKPTVSKLESHQPTSAAPSPSADIPTPAVEPEYEHVSFHKIIAGSVALFLSVAMILLVIYVSWKRYPASMKQLQQHTLMKRRRKKARESERQMNSPLQEYYVDYKPTNSETMDVSVNGSGPCTYTISGSRECEVPHHMKTLPYYSYDQPVIGYCQAHKPLHVNKGYETVSREPAEASTLDLGREHSFIATIARSAAPAIYIERIPN